A genome region from Gadus chalcogrammus isolate NIFS_2021 chromosome 5, NIFS_Gcha_1.0, whole genome shotgun sequence includes the following:
- the osr1 gene encoding protein odd-skipped-related 1: MGSKTLPAPVPLHPSLAQLANYSLLQSSTTGLHLPAAADHFPGLYNFSALHAIHLHQWTLGYPPLGLPRCAIAKLPAHFSAAMASTAIPIFPHLLQPKQEPGATTGPRGSKSKPRFDFANLAAAATQEDPLKAEDLSVAGAAAAAAALQNAPLKRSSAGAAAGLGCLLDVAKLTSSSSPERKPPRGRLPSKTKKEFVCKFCGRHFTKSYNLLIHERTHTDERPYTCDICHKAFRRQDHLRDHRYIHSKEKPFKCQECGKGFCQSRTLAVHKTLHMQVKELKPAKIK; the protein is encoded by the exons ATGGGCAGCAAGACGCTCCCGGCTCCGGTCCCCCTACACCCCTCCCTGGCCCAGCTGGCCAACTACTCTCTGCTGCAGAGCTCCACCACGGGCCTCCACctgcccgccgccgccgaccaCTTCCCGGGCCTCTACAACTTCAGCGCCCTGCAcgccatccacctccaccagtgGACGCTGGGCTACCCCCCGCTGGGCCTGCCGCGCTGCGCCATCGCCAAGCTGCCCGCCCACTTCTCCGCCGCCATGGCCTCCACCGCCATCCCCATCTTCCCCCACCTGCTGCAGCCCAAGCAGGAGCCGGGGGCGACCACCGGCCCGCGCGGCTCCAAGAGCAAGCCCCGCTTTGACTTTGCCAacctggccgccgccgccacccagGAGGACCCGCTGAAGGCTGAGGACCTGAGTGTggccggggcggcggcggcggcggcggcgctgcaGAACGCGCCCCTGAAGCGGTCCTCCGCGGGGGCGGCGGCCGGGCTGGGCTGCCTGCTGGACGTGGCCAAGCTGACGTCGTCGTCCTCGCCCGAGCGCAAGCCCCCCCGTGGCCGGCTGCCCTCCAAGACCAAGAAGGAGTTTGTGTGCAAGTTCTGCGGCCGGCACTTCACCAAGTCCTACAACCTGCTGATCCACGAGCGCACGCACACGGACGAGAGGCCCTACACCTGCGACATCTGCCACAAGGCCTTCCGGAGGCAGGACCACCTCCGAGATCACCG GTACATTCACTCCAAAGAGAAGCCGTTCAAATGCCAGGAGTGCGGCAAAGGATTCTGCCAGTCAAGGACTCTGGCCGTGCACAAGACGCTGCACATGCAAGTCAAGGAACTAAAGCCGGCCAAGATCAAGTGA